In Sus scrofa isolate TJ Tabasco breed Duroc chromosome 12, Sscrofa11.1, whole genome shotgun sequence, the DNA window agccccttccttcctctgctccagatGGCCTGCCAGAACTCTCCGTGTGGCATTGGTATGAAGTGGGAGCAGGCCAGAGGACCCGGATGATTTCCCCCAGGTCCCTGTGAGAATCTTCACTCTGTTCCCCTGTGACTACCCTGGATTTTATCTGATCCTGAAGGAACAGGCAGGAAAACTGGCAGAGCGAGGAGGAAAAGGACATTTATTTCTATACATCAGGTAAACAGGGGAGAGAGCACAGCCCAATGAGTACAAACTAATtgcaggaggggagcagggacaGCAGAAGAGAGCGGCACCAGGCAGCACTGCCCTTGGGCCCCCAAGGCTGGTGGGGTTGGTGGGATGACcttgagggtgggggctgggactgTCAGTCCGCATGTTGTCGTGTCTAGGATAAGTGTGTGGGGCAGGAcgactggaagaagaaaaataactcagTCTCAGAACATAGGGTGAGGACTCGTGTGTCTAATACACATTGTTACTGACCAAAACTTCCATCCTCAGGCTTTCTGATCATAAGCCCTCAACCCAAGGCCTTCGCTCTCAAGTTGAGCTTGTGATCCAGGCAACTTGGACAGAGGCGGAGGGGAGGCAGTGCTTGGATAAGCCCCGAATTGGCGTGGGTGGGATGGGTTTACTCTTAAATAGGTCATTGCACTTAACACACTGATGAGGcaaaggggtgggggctggaagtTCTGGCTGGTACATGTGCAGCCCTGTCTGTGGAGGTTTGCTCAACCCAAACCCAGAAGCACCTGAGAGCCCCTCCCCGCGCAGACTCTTAAGAACCTGGACCCAGCTCTGCTCACCGGTCTCTCCAGCTGCACAGAGAAA includes these proteins:
- the TIAF1 gene encoding TGFB1-induced anti-apoptotic factor 1; the encoded protein is MGVTRGISTTSSLFREQSFLCAAGETGEQSWVQVLKSLRGEGLSGASGFGLSKPPQTGLHMYQPELPAPTPLPHQCVKCNDLFKSKPIPPTPIRGLSKHCLPSASVQVAWITSST